The region CGCGGCAAGATGGGCTTGCAACTGGCCCAGCATGGCCGGCCCGGCTGCTTCCATCTGCTCGATGTCGAGGGGGCTGCCGCTGAGCTGGCGGCGATCTTCCAGGAACGGCTCGGGAACGAAGCGGGCGATGGCGCCGAAGACGACCGCCGCGCCACAGGCAAAGACCGTGTGATCCGCCCACCAGGACAGGATGTGATCGCTGCCGCGCCCGGCCGCGCCGCCGGGATGATAGGTCGGCAAGGGATGGCGCCGCTCCACCTCGTCGAGGATCAGCTTGGTGTCGCAATAGATGTCGGCGCCGATCTGCAGCACCGGGGTGCGCCGGTAACCACCCGTCAAGGGCAGCAGGCTAGGCTTGGGCATCATCATCGGGATCGTCACCGACGACCAGGTCAGCCCCTTGTAGCCCAAGGCGACCCGGGTTTTCTCGGAAAACGGCGAGGCCGGATAATGATGCAGAATCAGGTCCATCAGCGCGTTTCCTCGGGTCTTTTCTGGCTGGATACAGTAGAGCATGGGGCGATTGATTGCCGAAGCGAAAGGCAGCCCTGCGCCGGCTTGGGCTTGCCAAGGGCGGCGAAGGCCGAGATGTTGGGCCCGTCATGGAGAAGAGAATGCGTGCGAGTGCAAGATTGGCGGCCGCCTTTTTCGGCCTGGGGCTGATGATGGCGACGGCGCCGGGCGCCCTGGCCGATCGCGCCGCCGGGGTGACGGCGCTGCACAACGGCGACTTCGCGACCGCGCTGACCGAGCTCAAACCCCTGGCGGAAGCCGGCGACGCCGCGTCCCAGTTCGATATCGGGGCGATGTACGACAATGGCCTGGGGGTGCCGCAGGACCGGGCCGAAGCGGCACGCTGGTATCTGCGCGCCGCGCGCCAGGGCGACCAGACGGCCATGTTCAACCTGGGCGTGATGTACGAAGACGGCGAAGGCGTCGGCAAGGATC is a window of Oleomonas cavernae DNA encoding:
- a CDS encoding glutathione S-transferase family protein, translating into MDLILHHYPASPFSEKTRVALGYKGLTWSSVTIPMMMPKPSLLPLTGGYRRTPVLQIGADIYCDTKLILDEVERRHPLPTYHPGGAAGRGSDHILSWWADHTVFACGAAVVFGAIARFVPEPFLEDRRQLSGSPLDIEQMEAAGPAMLGQLQAHLAAAQALLGANPYLRGSAPGEADFALYHVVWFVRNSYPGQAALFGPLPALAAWMDRIAAFGHGIEVPLDEAAALDIARAAAPEADLPFEPGDITGLAPGDGVTVMADDYGRDPVAGRLAGLTGERISLLREDSAVGSVVVHFPRTGYLLRRLPNS
- a CDS encoding tetratricopeptide repeat protein is translated as MRASARLAAAFFGLGLMMATAPGALADRAAGVTALHNGDFATALTELKPLAEAGDAASQFDIGAMYDNGLGVPQDRAEAARWYLRAARQGDQTAMFNLGVMYEDGEGVGKDPVQAYVYYALAVEQGPPYAARNRDKVKSGLTADQLARADELVRAFAPVPEKQP